Proteins encoded together in one Microplitis mediator isolate UGA2020A chromosome 7, iyMicMedi2.1, whole genome shotgun sequence window:
- the LOC130670735 gene encoding protein unc-13 homolog 4B isoform X6, whose translation MVVTKTFGGMNTSIRSKNTFRGIPKAELERKTNAILRAMTIEELYTALVYMTQHQIGYDVTNECGREALLNHLQQAFKVDNELHSQVIEETQNMEAPVMHLNVEVIEAKELISKDSNGKSDPFCALYLESAPTRRYNTAVKTTTLTPVWEEHFELPLEDAENDTLCLEVWDFDAAETVPEKMSKVKDVKGVRGLVKLAKEIAVTATTGSHDNEFIGRCKIPLKDIPVTGHTTWYSLEKKNKSKRRGVVKLRLAFSAEHNTQVAAQEHRHLVRILLLHELETEKVEKYCWCGRWSAPSEALILQHSAQRGLLARNVSLAQWVEYSRIHQQHPLHFSVFNKVAVELLRPLENCLFSKDEEKLFWDATRKIIYSCLNSIRKIRRLSPGDKNVMTQMGAILGILSSISSLRIPEDFELFPTKMFGWFPEPDDTKVDVMKALEYSVIQGGAEWFDHILNNNTPESDSDDDALKYQIKVIQLIRADLQRAMEIYDRMFIKKINFPYARTLYIMYEKRISDMCMVIIEDVCLRLKRIEVDSHDEAELTLGTTLFELYLTLQRYAVLSNMFCLDGIDQMKIQSYHEWFRAGVSHWLDISVYKALRRIERAVEFDTLQPVDSSVQYSSSAVDTLTIFYQIKVFWTQLAWPDIEGSYTFIAKIIDDICKCTISYADMMASKAEKVDLQIQNSENNSSVYDNKFEVSNAWCFAINNIDYIRTSIEPLTHDLGLQDIIDSLSESKTQQEADRCRQTLQLLINNTTDTVKNKIIELLEVVASKMQPAMSRYLMEGAELIDTTSNAMDRLLQYLDSNITTLHDNLNEDNFERVLLVIWEIMSETLYRLVHSNLEKRRPPSFYSNLNRTLHTLIRFFNLGADETANVQILEKIERLLSLHGLETAELIHRYHLERAQEQKNIKEASLGMLTVRAQFISNSLNVQILNARNLRPMDSNGDLIGKLSTLERKLHSKSKQPTKRLKEMKTRKCDSYVKIRLLPEEKFCDVKLPKTHVQKETLFPLFDETVNISLTPEQRNIEDAIVVFDVKDKDFLRTRFMAEAFLQFSDIPDTGHDVGIDSLDQIHLKLSRPVDKTTDVIRALEHRKGDNQAMDFIAKFNAKLNSR comes from the exons ATGGTCGTAACAAAAACATTTGGAGGGATGAATACAAGCATCCGTAGTAAGAATACCTTTCGAGGTATTCCAAAAGCGGAATTAGAACGTAAAACTAATGCGATTCTTCGTGCAATGACg ATCGAAGAACTTTATACGGCTCTTGTTTATATGACGCAACACCAAATCGGTTATGATGTTACAAATGAATGTGGACGGGAAGCTTTGCTTAACCATCTGCAGCAAGCTTTCAAGGTTGACAATGAGTTACATTCGCAAGTTATAGAGGAAACTCAAAACATGGAG GCACCGGTAATGCATCTAAATGTTGAAGTAATCGAAGCTAAAGAGCTTATTTCAAAAGATTCAAATGGCAAAAGTGATCCATTTTGTGCACTTTATCTTGAATCAGCACCAACTCGAAGATACAACACGGCTGTTAAGACAACAACATTGACTCCAGTTTGGGAGGAACATTTTGAATTACCTCTAGAAGATGCCGAAAATGATACTCTGTGTCTTGAAGTTTGGGATTTTGATGCAGCTGAAACGGTACCGGAAAAAATGAGCAAAGTAAAAGATGTTAAAGGTGTACGTGGATTAGTAAAACTAGCTAAAGAAATTGCAGTTACTGCGACGACTGGTAGTCatgataatgaatttattggTCGATGTAAAATACCATTGAAAGACATTCCGGTAACTGGACACACAACATGgtattcacttgaaaaaaaaaataaatctaaacgACGTGGTGTCGTTAAACTCAGACTGGCATTCAGTGCAGAACATAATACTCAAGTTGCAGCACAAGAGCATCGGCATCTAGTTAGAATTTTACTTCTTCATGAATTGGAAAcagaaaaagttgaaaaatattgttggtgTGGTCGTTGGTCTGCTCCATCTGAAGCTTTGATTCTTCAACATAGTGCGCAACGTGGATTGTTAGCAAGAAATGTTTCATTGGCGCAATGGGTTGAATACTCACGTATTCATCAACAACATCCGCTTCatttttctgtttttaatAAAGTCGCTGTCGAATTACTCAGACCGTTGGAAAATTGTTTGTTTTCAAAAGacgaagaaaaattattctggGATgctacaagaaaaattatttattcgtgtTTAAATAGCATTAGAAAAATAAGAAGACTTTCTCCTGGTGATAAAAATGTTATGACACAAATGGGCGCTATTTTAGg aatccTATCATCTATTTCTTCACTTCGAATTCCTGaggattttgaattatttcctacaaaaatgtttGGCTGGTTTCCTGAGCCAGATGATACAAAAGTTGACGTGATGAAGGCATTAGAGTATTCAGTAATTCAAGGCGGAGCTgaatg GTTTGATCatatattgaataataatactcCAGAAAGTGATAGTGACGATGATGCACTTAAGTATCAAATAAAAGTAATCCAATTAATTAGAGCAGATCTTCAGCGGGCAATGGAAATTTATGACCGtatgtttatcaaaaaaattaattttccctACGCACGTACACTTTACATCATGTATGAAAAACGAATAAGTGATATGTGTATGGTAATTATTGAAGACGTGTGTCTTCGATTAAAACGAATTGAAGTTGACAGTCACGATGAAGCAGAACTTACATTAGGGACAACATTATTTGAGCTGTATCTCACTCTACAACGATACGCTGTTTTAAGTAACATGTTTTGTCTTGACGGAATTGAtcaaatgaaaattcaaagcTACCACGAATGGTTTAGAGCTGGAGTTTCGCATTGGTTAGATATATCTGTGTACAAAGCATTAAGAAGAATTGAAAGAGCTGTTGAGTTTGATACACTTCAACCAGTTGACTCCAGTGTGCAGTACAGTTCAAGTGCCGTTGATACTTTAACGATATTCTACCAAATAAAAGTCTTCTGGACTCAATTAGCTTGGCCAGACATCGAAGGCTCCTACACCTTTATTGCTAAGATAATAGATGATATCTGTAAGTGTACGATTTCATATGCTGATATGATGGCGTCAAAAGCTGAAAAAGTTGATCTACAAATTCAGAATTCAGAAAACAATAGCAGTGTTTATGACAACAAATTTGAAGTATCAAATGCTTGGTGCTTTGCTATCAATAACATTGACTACATTAGAACTTCAATCGAACCCTTGACTCATGATTTAGGTCTCCAAGACATCATTGATAGTCTAAGTGAAAGCAAAACTCAACAGGAAGCTGACCGTTGTCGACAAACTCTGCAACTTCTCATCAACAATACTACggacactgtaaaaaataaaattatcgaatTACTTGAAGTTGTAGCAAGTAAAATGCAGCCTGCTATGAGTAGATATTTGATGGAAGGCGCTGAGTTAATAGACACTACGAGCAATGCAATGGATCGCTTGCTACAGTATTTAGATTCAAATATCACGACATTGCATGATAATCTTAATGAAGATAATTTTGAACGTGTTCTTTTGGTTATCTGGGAAATAATGTCAGAAACTTTGTATAGACTCGTGCattcaaatttggaaaaacGTAGACCTCCatcattttattcaaatcttaATCGTACTTTACATACATTAAtaagatttttcaatttggGTGCTGATGAGACTGCAAATGtacaaattttggaaaaaatagaACGGCTTCTTAGTCTTCATGGACTTGAAACAGCGGAATTGATTCATCGGTATCATTTGGAACGGGcacaagaacaaaaaaatattaaggaaGCTTCCCTTGGAATGCTCACCGTTCGTGCCCAATTCATCAGCAATTCATTGAATGTACAAATTCTAAATGCCCGAAATCTCCGCCCTATGGATAGTAATG gagATTTAATAGGCAAGCTGTCTACTCTTGAGCGCAAACTACATTCAAAGAGTAAACAACCGACTAAAAGACTGAAAGAGATGAAGACAA GAAAATGTGATTCCTACGTAAAAATAAGACTATTGCCGGAGGAAAAATTCTGTGACGTAAAATTGCCGAAAACTCATGTGCAGAAAGAAACACTTTTTCCTCTTTTTGATGAGACTGTTAACAT TTCTTTGACTCCAGAACAAAGGAATATTGAGGATGCAATTGTAGTTTTTGATGTTAAAGATAAAGATTTTCTACGAACTAGATTTATGGCAGAAGCATTTTTGCAGTTTAGTGATATTCCTGATACCGGTCATGATGTTGGAATCGATTCTCTGgatcaaattcatttaaaattatcacgaCCAGTggataaaa caaCTGATGTAATTCGTGCCTTAGAACATCGAAAAGGAGATAATCAAGCGATGGATTTCATTGCTAAATTCAATGCGAAGTTAAATTCAAGataa